One window of Phycodurus eques isolate BA_2022a chromosome 17, UOR_Pequ_1.1, whole genome shotgun sequence genomic DNA carries:
- the LOC133415591 gene encoding serine/threonine-protein kinase 36-like isoform X2, with the protein MSVKRLPSSVCIHQVVALKFMPKMGRSTKELQSLKKEIEIMSNLQHPNIVKLFDSFETETEVVVVTEYAEGQLFQIIEADGSLPESQVCEIACQLVSALYYLHSRRILHRDMKPQNILFDKNGVVKLCDFGFARAMSISTMVVTSIKGTPLYMSPELVAENPYDHTADLWALGCILYEIHTGVPPFCADSIFHLGQLIVRDPIQWPKTMSSACTSFLKGLLIKDPQKRLSWPDLLHHPFVADGVQVIPDTGVFSPLTATLDPDMLALKLKQMAEKTSPDYGESRIFRKIREQRNKSHAKKHGDSAKEKKDGLEPESDCAAAVTPLLDTSPPVDFASANSTFSSSSLEQSNYAVVTSSHLHRGPISQDYEQEFPAVEVGPRLERRTPKRSTTVDSEEFWEKLVEESDPSRQRQEQFNFSGIMSKLKSTMFAFKQQSRFCGKRSDGVLKDTWHIGQPLKVLQNLILTSDLAATNRIGVELGLPCLLIDLIHDSLDNSRFIEQPWSLQTLGEMMAALLIYWEKNHDSLREENRAEEFTEPFMTILTQADLRPLAPLAASVLSLFARNKVAVNVDMETLSSLLKERVSGSHQLQLPLPSGWALCDGLLSLLLHTLSEHGCGFSCLDPRTFHHLWKRTGTSLAWTTPDVDFCSTNGLYFLMSATLLVFCADPYSYISLFYESKSTFIYTLGWVLSSECLSSFAEANPVEFEASLKHESLIQLSCHFLCLPFALDITAHEGSRILQLYDSCGVVKGLVQVIQRLPVSLVELPLSLVRRLLLCDRQRALSRLISAAHGFFSAPTLAPLDRQTSTRTASSLLSDLLRLDELGDSAVELLSLLYLVTSFCPNSGCLQLYLESSVLHQALAHSYDPIKAATCKVLGKLHPFKSPKVPNLHPNILKSMRDLLEDSNVHVRQAACLSVGKWLGYIAVEAGFSTKSPNGNGGNTTERLKAEDNDAHGGSRRETHIAMVTVENELPEEMRQWLEEARMAGATLASLTSDPDAHTRLHACAALGNLLHVEGAVPELLDESVSRLVLRAACTDSHKAVREAAVATFNLHTRQDSMLQDLQSLNAEKKLQASEYVPSECESSPHQTTERQLRELL; encoded by the exons ATGAGCGTCAAGAG GCTCCCCTCGTCTGTGTGTATCCACCAGGTGGTCGCTCTGAAGTTCATGCCGAAGATGGGACGTTCAACTAAAGAGCTGCAAAGTTTAAAGAAGGAAATTGAGATAATGAGTAACCTTCAACATCCTAACATTGTGAAACTTTTTGACAGCTTCGAAACTGAAACAGAG GTGGTCGTGGTGACCGAGTATGCGGAGGGTCAATTGTTTCAGATCATTGAAGCGGATGGTAGTCTACCAGAAAGTCAG GTTTGCGAGATTGCCTGCCAGCTCGTCTCAGCTCTGTATTATTTGCACTCCCGCCGTATTCTTCATCGAGACATGAAACCACAAAATATCCTCTTTGATAAAAACGGTGTGGTGAAACTGTGTGACTTTGG GTTTGCAAGGGCAATGAGCATCTCCACCATGGTGGTAACGTCTATCAAGGGAACACCCCTGTACATGTCCCCCGAGCTAGTGGCAGAGAATCCTTATGACCACACTGCTGACCTCTGGGCGCTAGGCTGCATTCTTTATGAAATCCATACAGGGGTGCCCCCGTTCTGTGCCGATTCCatcttccacttggggcagcTCATCGTGAGAGACCCCATCCAATGGCCGAAGACTATGAGCAGCGCGTGCACG AGTTTCCTGAAAGGTTTGTTAATCAAAGACCCTCAGAAGCGACTGTCGTGGCCAGACCTCCTGCATCATCCTTTTGTTGCTGATGGGGTTCAAG TGATTCCAGACACAGGTGTTTTCAGTCCTCTGACAGCCACACTTGACCCAGACATGCTGGCACTCAAACTGAAGCAAATGGCAGAAAAGACATCACCAGATTACGGAGAGAGCAGAATATTTCGGAAGATTCGGGAGCAAAGAAACAAAAGTCACGCGAAGAAACATGGCGACAGTGCTAAA GAAAAGAAAGACGGACTGGAACCTGAAAGTGATTGCGCAGCAGCAGTAACGCCCCTTCTAGATACGAGCCCCCCTGTTGATTTTGCTTCAGCTAATTCAACTTTTTCATCTTCAAGTCTGGAACAAAGCAACTATGCTGTGGTTACATCAAGTCATCTCCACAG GGGTCCGATCAGTCAGGACTACGAACAAGAGTTCCCCGCAGTCGAGGTCGGGCCACGGCTAGAACGAAGGACACCCAAACGTTCGACA ACCGTCGACAGTGAGGAATTCTGGGAGAAACTTGTTGAGGAGTCCGATCCGAGCCGACAAAGACAAGAACAATTCAACTTCAGCGGTATTATGTCGAAACTGAAATCCACCATGTTTGCGTTCAAGCAGCAG TCTCGTTTCTGTGGCAAGCGAAGTGATGGTGTCCTAAAAGACACGTGGCACATTGGCCAGCCGCTGAAGGTCTTGCAGAACCTGATTCTAACCTCCGACCTTGCCGCGACGAACCGCATTGGCGTTGAACTTGGACTGCCGTGTCTCCTCATTGACTTGATTCACGACTCTTTGGACAACTCACGTTTCATTGAG CAGCCGTGGAGTCTGCAAACACTTGGAGAAATGATGGCTGCGCTGCTGATCTACTGGGAGAAGAACCATGACTCGTTGAGGGAAGAAAACAG AGCTGAAGAATTCACCGAGCCCTTCATGACAATTCTTACTCAAGCAGACCTCAGACCTTTAGCT CCTCTGGCTGCCTCCGTTTTGTCCCTCTTTGCTCGCAACAAGGTTGCTGTCAATGTTGACATGGAGACGCTCAGCTCCTTGCTGAAAGAACGTGTGTCTGGTTCACATCAG CTCCAGCTTCCGCTCCCATCAGGCTGGGCACTCTGTGACGGCCTCCTGTCTTTACTTCTGCACACTCTCTCTGAG CACGGCTGTGGATTTTCATGTTTGGATCCACGTACATTTCATCATCTTTGGAAAAGGACTGGAACCTCATTAGCATGGACAACGCCGGACGTGGACTTCTGTTCGACAAACG gacttTATTTTCTGATGTCTGCCACACTGTTGGTCTTCTGCGCTGATCCATATTCCTATATTTCCCTCTTTTATGAGAGCAAATCAACGTTCATATACACTCTCGGCTGGGTGCTGAGCTCTGAATG TCTTTCGTCGTTTGCTGAAGCTAATCCAGTGGAATTCGAAGCGAGTTTAAAACACGAGAGCTTGATCCAGTTGAGCTGCCACTTCCTTTGCCTCCCGTTCGCTTTGGACATAACTGCACACGAGGGTTCCAGGATACTGCAGTTGTATGACAGCTGTGGTGTTGTTAAAGGACTTGTGCAG GTTATTCAAAGGCTTCCTGTTTCATTAGTGGAGCTGCCACTCTCACTTGTCCGCCGCTTGTTGCTATGTGACCGTCAGCGCGCGCTTTCCCGCCTCATTAGCGCCGCTCATGGCTTTTTCTCTGCGCCGACACTCGCTCCATTGGATCGGCAGACATCGACCAGAACCGCCAGTTCTTTGCTCTCGGATTTGCTGCGGCTGGATGAGCTCGGGGACTCTGCCGTAGAACTTCTCTCTCTGTTATACCTCGTCACCTCTTTCTGCCCTAATTCTGGTTGCCTCCAGCTTTACCTCGAATCCTCTGTGTTGCACCAAGCGCTCGCTCACTCTTATGACCCGATCAAGGCTGCCACATGCAAGGTTTTGGGAAAGTTGCATCCATTCAAGTCTCCTAAAGTGCCCAATTTGCATCCTAACATACTCAAAAGCATGAGAGACCTTCTTGAGGATTCTAATGTGCATGTGCGGCAGGCGGCTTGCTTGTCAGTTGGGAAATGGTTGGGTTATATTGCAGTGGAGGCAGGGTTTAGCACAAAAAGTCCCAACGGAAATGGAGGCAACACTACAGAGAGATTAAAAGCGGAGGACAATGATGCACACGGGGGTTCAAGAAGGGAGACTCACATTGCCATGGTGACAGTAGAGAATGAATTGCCTGAAGAGATGAGACAGTGGCTCGAAGAAGCCAGGATGGCGGGGGCGACGCTGGCATCATTGACCTCCGACCCTGATGCCCACACTCGTCTCCATGCCTGCGCGGCTCTGGGAAACCTGCTACATGTTGAAGGTGCCGTACCGGAGCTGCTGGACGAGAGCGTGTCCAGATTAGTTCTGAGAGCCGCGTGCACAGATTCCCACAAGGCGGTGAGAGAAGCCGCCGTTGCAACGTTCAACTTGCACACTCGGCAAGACTCAATGCTACAG gATCTGCAATCCCTAAATGCTGAAAAGAAACTTCAGGCGTCAGAGTATGTACCTTCTGAATGTGAATCTTCCCCTCATCAGACAACTGAAAGGCAATTGAGAGAACTACTGTAG
- the LOC133415591 gene encoding serine/threonine-protein kinase 36-like isoform X1, translating to MDSYHVLAQVGQGSFGRVHKGMKRFTGQVVALKFMPKMGRSTKELQSLKKEIEIMSNLQHPNIVKLFDSFETETEVVVVTEYAEGQLFQIIEADGSLPESQVCEIACQLVSALYYLHSRRILHRDMKPQNILFDKNGVVKLCDFGFARAMSISTMVVTSIKGTPLYMSPELVAENPYDHTADLWALGCILYEIHTGVPPFCADSIFHLGQLIVRDPIQWPKTMSSACTSFLKGLLIKDPQKRLSWPDLLHHPFVADGVQVIPDTGVFSPLTATLDPDMLALKLKQMAEKTSPDYGESRIFRKIREQRNKSHAKKHGDSAKEKKDGLEPESDCAAAVTPLLDTSPPVDFASANSTFSSSSLEQSNYAVVTSSHLHRGPISQDYEQEFPAVEVGPRLERRTPKRSTTVDSEEFWEKLVEESDPSRQRQEQFNFSGIMSKLKSTMFAFKQQSRFCGKRSDGVLKDTWHIGQPLKVLQNLILTSDLAATNRIGVELGLPCLLIDLIHDSLDNSRFIEQPWSLQTLGEMMAALLIYWEKNHDSLREENRAEEFTEPFMTILTQADLRPLAPLAASVLSLFARNKVAVNVDMETLSSLLKERVSGSHQLQLPLPSGWALCDGLLSLLLHTLSEHGCGFSCLDPRTFHHLWKRTGTSLAWTTPDVDFCSTNGLYFLMSATLLVFCADPYSYISLFYESKSTFIYTLGWVLSSECLSSFAEANPVEFEASLKHESLIQLSCHFLCLPFALDITAHEGSRILQLYDSCGVVKGLVQVIQRLPVSLVELPLSLVRRLLLCDRQRALSRLISAAHGFFSAPTLAPLDRQTSTRTASSLLSDLLRLDELGDSAVELLSLLYLVTSFCPNSGCLQLYLESSVLHQALAHSYDPIKAATCKVLGKLHPFKSPKVPNLHPNILKSMRDLLEDSNVHVRQAACLSVGKWLGYIAVEAGFSTKSPNGNGGNTTERLKAEDNDAHGGSRRETHIAMVTVENELPEEMRQWLEEARMAGATLASLTSDPDAHTRLHACAALGNLLHVEGAVPELLDESVSRLVLRAACTDSHKAVREAAVATFNLHTRQDSMLQDLQSLNAEKKLQASEYVPSECESSPHQTTERQLRELL from the exons ATGGATTCCTACCACGTTTTGGCTCAAGTCGGGCAGGGCTCGTTTGGTCGTGTTCATAAAGGAATGAAAAGGTTTACAGGCCAA GTGGTCGCTCTGAAGTTCATGCCGAAGATGGGACGTTCAACTAAAGAGCTGCAAAGTTTAAAGAAGGAAATTGAGATAATGAGTAACCTTCAACATCCTAACATTGTGAAACTTTTTGACAGCTTCGAAACTGAAACAGAG GTGGTCGTGGTGACCGAGTATGCGGAGGGTCAATTGTTTCAGATCATTGAAGCGGATGGTAGTCTACCAGAAAGTCAG GTTTGCGAGATTGCCTGCCAGCTCGTCTCAGCTCTGTATTATTTGCACTCCCGCCGTATTCTTCATCGAGACATGAAACCACAAAATATCCTCTTTGATAAAAACGGTGTGGTGAAACTGTGTGACTTTGG GTTTGCAAGGGCAATGAGCATCTCCACCATGGTGGTAACGTCTATCAAGGGAACACCCCTGTACATGTCCCCCGAGCTAGTGGCAGAGAATCCTTATGACCACACTGCTGACCTCTGGGCGCTAGGCTGCATTCTTTATGAAATCCATACAGGGGTGCCCCCGTTCTGTGCCGATTCCatcttccacttggggcagcTCATCGTGAGAGACCCCATCCAATGGCCGAAGACTATGAGCAGCGCGTGCACG AGTTTCCTGAAAGGTTTGTTAATCAAAGACCCTCAGAAGCGACTGTCGTGGCCAGACCTCCTGCATCATCCTTTTGTTGCTGATGGGGTTCAAG TGATTCCAGACACAGGTGTTTTCAGTCCTCTGACAGCCACACTTGACCCAGACATGCTGGCACTCAAACTGAAGCAAATGGCAGAAAAGACATCACCAGATTACGGAGAGAGCAGAATATTTCGGAAGATTCGGGAGCAAAGAAACAAAAGTCACGCGAAGAAACATGGCGACAGTGCTAAA GAAAAGAAAGACGGACTGGAACCTGAAAGTGATTGCGCAGCAGCAGTAACGCCCCTTCTAGATACGAGCCCCCCTGTTGATTTTGCTTCAGCTAATTCAACTTTTTCATCTTCAAGTCTGGAACAAAGCAACTATGCTGTGGTTACATCAAGTCATCTCCACAG GGGTCCGATCAGTCAGGACTACGAACAAGAGTTCCCCGCAGTCGAGGTCGGGCCACGGCTAGAACGAAGGACACCCAAACGTTCGACA ACCGTCGACAGTGAGGAATTCTGGGAGAAACTTGTTGAGGAGTCCGATCCGAGCCGACAAAGACAAGAACAATTCAACTTCAGCGGTATTATGTCGAAACTGAAATCCACCATGTTTGCGTTCAAGCAGCAG TCTCGTTTCTGTGGCAAGCGAAGTGATGGTGTCCTAAAAGACACGTGGCACATTGGCCAGCCGCTGAAGGTCTTGCAGAACCTGATTCTAACCTCCGACCTTGCCGCGACGAACCGCATTGGCGTTGAACTTGGACTGCCGTGTCTCCTCATTGACTTGATTCACGACTCTTTGGACAACTCACGTTTCATTGAG CAGCCGTGGAGTCTGCAAACACTTGGAGAAATGATGGCTGCGCTGCTGATCTACTGGGAGAAGAACCATGACTCGTTGAGGGAAGAAAACAG AGCTGAAGAATTCACCGAGCCCTTCATGACAATTCTTACTCAAGCAGACCTCAGACCTTTAGCT CCTCTGGCTGCCTCCGTTTTGTCCCTCTTTGCTCGCAACAAGGTTGCTGTCAATGTTGACATGGAGACGCTCAGCTCCTTGCTGAAAGAACGTGTGTCTGGTTCACATCAG CTCCAGCTTCCGCTCCCATCAGGCTGGGCACTCTGTGACGGCCTCCTGTCTTTACTTCTGCACACTCTCTCTGAG CACGGCTGTGGATTTTCATGTTTGGATCCACGTACATTTCATCATCTTTGGAAAAGGACTGGAACCTCATTAGCATGGACAACGCCGGACGTGGACTTCTGTTCGACAAACG gacttTATTTTCTGATGTCTGCCACACTGTTGGTCTTCTGCGCTGATCCATATTCCTATATTTCCCTCTTTTATGAGAGCAAATCAACGTTCATATACACTCTCGGCTGGGTGCTGAGCTCTGAATG TCTTTCGTCGTTTGCTGAAGCTAATCCAGTGGAATTCGAAGCGAGTTTAAAACACGAGAGCTTGATCCAGTTGAGCTGCCACTTCCTTTGCCTCCCGTTCGCTTTGGACATAACTGCACACGAGGGTTCCAGGATACTGCAGTTGTATGACAGCTGTGGTGTTGTTAAAGGACTTGTGCAG GTTATTCAAAGGCTTCCTGTTTCATTAGTGGAGCTGCCACTCTCACTTGTCCGCCGCTTGTTGCTATGTGACCGTCAGCGCGCGCTTTCCCGCCTCATTAGCGCCGCTCATGGCTTTTTCTCTGCGCCGACACTCGCTCCATTGGATCGGCAGACATCGACCAGAACCGCCAGTTCTTTGCTCTCGGATTTGCTGCGGCTGGATGAGCTCGGGGACTCTGCCGTAGAACTTCTCTCTCTGTTATACCTCGTCACCTCTTTCTGCCCTAATTCTGGTTGCCTCCAGCTTTACCTCGAATCCTCTGTGTTGCACCAAGCGCTCGCTCACTCTTATGACCCGATCAAGGCTGCCACATGCAAGGTTTTGGGAAAGTTGCATCCATTCAAGTCTCCTAAAGTGCCCAATTTGCATCCTAACATACTCAAAAGCATGAGAGACCTTCTTGAGGATTCTAATGTGCATGTGCGGCAGGCGGCTTGCTTGTCAGTTGGGAAATGGTTGGGTTATATTGCAGTGGAGGCAGGGTTTAGCACAAAAAGTCCCAACGGAAATGGAGGCAACACTACAGAGAGATTAAAAGCGGAGGACAATGATGCACACGGGGGTTCAAGAAGGGAGACTCACATTGCCATGGTGACAGTAGAGAATGAATTGCCTGAAGAGATGAGACAGTGGCTCGAAGAAGCCAGGATGGCGGGGGCGACGCTGGCATCATTGACCTCCGACCCTGATGCCCACACTCGTCTCCATGCCTGCGCGGCTCTGGGAAACCTGCTACATGTTGAAGGTGCCGTACCGGAGCTGCTGGACGAGAGCGTGTCCAGATTAGTTCTGAGAGCCGCGTGCACAGATTCCCACAAGGCGGTGAGAGAAGCCGCCGTTGCAACGTTCAACTTGCACACTCGGCAAGACTCAATGCTACAG gATCTGCAATCCCTAAATGCTGAAAAGAAACTTCAGGCGTCAGAGTATGTACCTTCTGAATGTGAATCTTCCCCTCATCAGACAACTGAAAGGCAATTGAGAGAACTACTGTAG
- the LOC133415591 gene encoding serine/threonine-protein kinase 36-like isoform X3 has translation MPKMGRSTKELQSLKKEIEIMSNLQHPNIVKLFDSFETETEVVVVTEYAEGQLFQIIEADGSLPESQVCEIACQLVSALYYLHSRRILHRDMKPQNILFDKNGVVKLCDFGFARAMSISTMVVTSIKGTPLYMSPELVAENPYDHTADLWALGCILYEIHTGVPPFCADSIFHLGQLIVRDPIQWPKTMSSACTSFLKGLLIKDPQKRLSWPDLLHHPFVADGVQVIPDTGVFSPLTATLDPDMLALKLKQMAEKTSPDYGESRIFRKIREQRNKSHAKKHGDSAKEKKDGLEPESDCAAAVTPLLDTSPPVDFASANSTFSSSSLEQSNYAVVTSSHLHRGPISQDYEQEFPAVEVGPRLERRTPKRSTTVDSEEFWEKLVEESDPSRQRQEQFNFSGIMSKLKSTMFAFKQQSRFCGKRSDGVLKDTWHIGQPLKVLQNLILTSDLAATNRIGVELGLPCLLIDLIHDSLDNSRFIEQPWSLQTLGEMMAALLIYWEKNHDSLREENRAEEFTEPFMTILTQADLRPLAPLAASVLSLFARNKVAVNVDMETLSSLLKERVSGSHQLQLPLPSGWALCDGLLSLLLHTLSEHGCGFSCLDPRTFHHLWKRTGTSLAWTTPDVDFCSTNGLYFLMSATLLVFCADPYSYISLFYESKSTFIYTLGWVLSSECLSSFAEANPVEFEASLKHESLIQLSCHFLCLPFALDITAHEGSRILQLYDSCGVVKGLVQVIQRLPVSLVELPLSLVRRLLLCDRQRALSRLISAAHGFFSAPTLAPLDRQTSTRTASSLLSDLLRLDELGDSAVELLSLLYLVTSFCPNSGCLQLYLESSVLHQALAHSYDPIKAATCKVLGKLHPFKSPKVPNLHPNILKSMRDLLEDSNVHVRQAACLSVGKWLGYIAVEAGFSTKSPNGNGGNTTERLKAEDNDAHGGSRRETHIAMVTVENELPEEMRQWLEEARMAGATLASLTSDPDAHTRLHACAALGNLLHVEGAVPELLDESVSRLVLRAACTDSHKAVREAAVATFNLHTRQDSMLQDLQSLNAEKKLQASEYVPSECESSPHQTTERQLRELL, from the exons ATGCCGAAGATGGGACGTTCAACTAAAGAGCTGCAAAGTTTAAAGAAGGAAATTGAGATAATGAGTAACCTTCAACATCCTAACATTGTGAAACTTTTTGACAGCTTCGAAACTGAAACAGAG GTGGTCGTGGTGACCGAGTATGCGGAGGGTCAATTGTTTCAGATCATTGAAGCGGATGGTAGTCTACCAGAAAGTCAG GTTTGCGAGATTGCCTGCCAGCTCGTCTCAGCTCTGTATTATTTGCACTCCCGCCGTATTCTTCATCGAGACATGAAACCACAAAATATCCTCTTTGATAAAAACGGTGTGGTGAAACTGTGTGACTTTGG GTTTGCAAGGGCAATGAGCATCTCCACCATGGTGGTAACGTCTATCAAGGGAACACCCCTGTACATGTCCCCCGAGCTAGTGGCAGAGAATCCTTATGACCACACTGCTGACCTCTGGGCGCTAGGCTGCATTCTTTATGAAATCCATACAGGGGTGCCCCCGTTCTGTGCCGATTCCatcttccacttggggcagcTCATCGTGAGAGACCCCATCCAATGGCCGAAGACTATGAGCAGCGCGTGCACG AGTTTCCTGAAAGGTTTGTTAATCAAAGACCCTCAGAAGCGACTGTCGTGGCCAGACCTCCTGCATCATCCTTTTGTTGCTGATGGGGTTCAAG TGATTCCAGACACAGGTGTTTTCAGTCCTCTGACAGCCACACTTGACCCAGACATGCTGGCACTCAAACTGAAGCAAATGGCAGAAAAGACATCACCAGATTACGGAGAGAGCAGAATATTTCGGAAGATTCGGGAGCAAAGAAACAAAAGTCACGCGAAGAAACATGGCGACAGTGCTAAA GAAAAGAAAGACGGACTGGAACCTGAAAGTGATTGCGCAGCAGCAGTAACGCCCCTTCTAGATACGAGCCCCCCTGTTGATTTTGCTTCAGCTAATTCAACTTTTTCATCTTCAAGTCTGGAACAAAGCAACTATGCTGTGGTTACATCAAGTCATCTCCACAG GGGTCCGATCAGTCAGGACTACGAACAAGAGTTCCCCGCAGTCGAGGTCGGGCCACGGCTAGAACGAAGGACACCCAAACGTTCGACA ACCGTCGACAGTGAGGAATTCTGGGAGAAACTTGTTGAGGAGTCCGATCCGAGCCGACAAAGACAAGAACAATTCAACTTCAGCGGTATTATGTCGAAACTGAAATCCACCATGTTTGCGTTCAAGCAGCAG TCTCGTTTCTGTGGCAAGCGAAGTGATGGTGTCCTAAAAGACACGTGGCACATTGGCCAGCCGCTGAAGGTCTTGCAGAACCTGATTCTAACCTCCGACCTTGCCGCGACGAACCGCATTGGCGTTGAACTTGGACTGCCGTGTCTCCTCATTGACTTGATTCACGACTCTTTGGACAACTCACGTTTCATTGAG CAGCCGTGGAGTCTGCAAACACTTGGAGAAATGATGGCTGCGCTGCTGATCTACTGGGAGAAGAACCATGACTCGTTGAGGGAAGAAAACAG AGCTGAAGAATTCACCGAGCCCTTCATGACAATTCTTACTCAAGCAGACCTCAGACCTTTAGCT CCTCTGGCTGCCTCCGTTTTGTCCCTCTTTGCTCGCAACAAGGTTGCTGTCAATGTTGACATGGAGACGCTCAGCTCCTTGCTGAAAGAACGTGTGTCTGGTTCACATCAG CTCCAGCTTCCGCTCCCATCAGGCTGGGCACTCTGTGACGGCCTCCTGTCTTTACTTCTGCACACTCTCTCTGAG CACGGCTGTGGATTTTCATGTTTGGATCCACGTACATTTCATCATCTTTGGAAAAGGACTGGAACCTCATTAGCATGGACAACGCCGGACGTGGACTTCTGTTCGACAAACG gacttTATTTTCTGATGTCTGCCACACTGTTGGTCTTCTGCGCTGATCCATATTCCTATATTTCCCTCTTTTATGAGAGCAAATCAACGTTCATATACACTCTCGGCTGGGTGCTGAGCTCTGAATG TCTTTCGTCGTTTGCTGAAGCTAATCCAGTGGAATTCGAAGCGAGTTTAAAACACGAGAGCTTGATCCAGTTGAGCTGCCACTTCCTTTGCCTCCCGTTCGCTTTGGACATAACTGCACACGAGGGTTCCAGGATACTGCAGTTGTATGACAGCTGTGGTGTTGTTAAAGGACTTGTGCAG GTTATTCAAAGGCTTCCTGTTTCATTAGTGGAGCTGCCACTCTCACTTGTCCGCCGCTTGTTGCTATGTGACCGTCAGCGCGCGCTTTCCCGCCTCATTAGCGCCGCTCATGGCTTTTTCTCTGCGCCGACACTCGCTCCATTGGATCGGCAGACATCGACCAGAACCGCCAGTTCTTTGCTCTCGGATTTGCTGCGGCTGGATGAGCTCGGGGACTCTGCCGTAGAACTTCTCTCTCTGTTATACCTCGTCACCTCTTTCTGCCCTAATTCTGGTTGCCTCCAGCTTTACCTCGAATCCTCTGTGTTGCACCAAGCGCTCGCTCACTCTTATGACCCGATCAAGGCTGCCACATGCAAGGTTTTGGGAAAGTTGCATCCATTCAAGTCTCCTAAAGTGCCCAATTTGCATCCTAACATACTCAAAAGCATGAGAGACCTTCTTGAGGATTCTAATGTGCATGTGCGGCAGGCGGCTTGCTTGTCAGTTGGGAAATGGTTGGGTTATATTGCAGTGGAGGCAGGGTTTAGCACAAAAAGTCCCAACGGAAATGGAGGCAACACTACAGAGAGATTAAAAGCGGAGGACAATGATGCACACGGGGGTTCAAGAAGGGAGACTCACATTGCCATGGTGACAGTAGAGAATGAATTGCCTGAAGAGATGAGACAGTGGCTCGAAGAAGCCAGGATGGCGGGGGCGACGCTGGCATCATTGACCTCCGACCCTGATGCCCACACTCGTCTCCATGCCTGCGCGGCTCTGGGAAACCTGCTACATGTTGAAGGTGCCGTACCGGAGCTGCTGGACGAGAGCGTGTCCAGATTAGTTCTGAGAGCCGCGTGCACAGATTCCCACAAGGCGGTGAGAGAAGCCGCCGTTGCAACGTTCAACTTGCACACTCGGCAAGACTCAATGCTACAG gATCTGCAATCCCTAAATGCTGAAAAGAAACTTCAGGCGTCAGAGTATGTACCTTCTGAATGTGAATCTTCCCCTCATCAGACAACTGAAAGGCAATTGAGAGAACTACTGTAG